From Candidatus Neomarinimicrobiota bacterium, the proteins below share one genomic window:
- the lpxK gene encoding tetraacyldisaccharide 4'-kinase, which produces MNLYSRLVETYIRHRHRIFDSGKKKIRRIDTSILSTGSLTLGGAGKSPLTHFIAKLLISQGVSPAILSRGYGRQSQGMQEVHLSGNLSKDAQHFGDEPVMLKSLLPHVPVVVSADRYTGARFLEQRYQPHVIVLDDGFQHRRLHRDIDILIFKKDFKGKNASYFPFGDLRDSLSRLEEADFIFLETGAIQEVSNFLSSQATVIPYKFTFTLDNPVLQTGPICAFCGIARPDRFQETFHMLNIHPRSFIPFKDHVVYTPSKLKRLIQTGCKIFITTQKDAVKLPESFLKTHVVHQVIMDIVPDIPVDKQILHHLKLS; this is translated from the coding sequence ATGAATCTTTATTCACGACTGGTTGAAACATATATTCGCCATCGACACCGGATCTTTGACTCCGGAAAAAAAAAGATCAGGCGGATTGATACCTCCATCTTATCCACAGGGAGCCTGACCCTGGGTGGTGCCGGCAAATCCCCCCTCACACACTTTATCGCCAAGCTATTGATATCCCAGGGAGTTTCACCGGCCATTCTCAGCCGGGGTTATGGCAGGCAATCCCAAGGGATGCAGGAAGTGCATCTTTCCGGAAATCTTTCCAAAGACGCACAGCATTTCGGAGATGAACCGGTGATGCTGAAAAGCCTCTTACCCCATGTCCCTGTGGTTGTGAGTGCAGACCGCTATACCGGTGCCCGTTTTCTTGAACAAAGATATCAACCCCACGTGATTGTTTTGGATGATGGCTTTCAGCACCGTCGTCTGCATCGTGATATAGATATCCTCATTTTTAAGAAGGATTTTAAAGGAAAGAACGCTTCATATTTTCCTTTTGGGGATCTGAGAGATTCTTTAAGCCGACTGGAAGAAGCAGATTTTATTTTTCTGGAAACCGGTGCCATACAGGAAGTGTCTAATTTTCTATCTTCACAGGCTACCGTCATTCCGTACAAATTTACATTTACCCTGGATAACCCTGTCCTGCAAACAGGCCCGATCTGTGCTTTCTGTGGCATTGCCCGTCCGGACCGTTTTCAGGAAACCTTCCACATGCTGAATATCCATCCCCGATCATTTATCCCGTTCAAGGATCATGTTGTCTATACACCATCCAAACTCAAACGGCTGATACAAACAGGTTGTAAAATCTTTATTACGACTCAAAAAGATGCCGTCAAACTGCCGGAATCATTTTTAAAGACACACGTTGTACATCAGGTTATCATGGATATCGTTCCGGACATTCCTGTGGATAAACAAATCCTACATCATCTGAAGTTAAGTTGA
- a CDS encoding DUF2179 domain-containing protein encodes MSEFFAQHQFLTMYIFLPIAIIVARICDVSIGTLRIILVSRGMKVLAPLLGFFEVLIWLVAISQIIQNLSNWVNYVAYASGFALGNYIGMILEERLAMGMVAIRIITQQDADDLVAEIQKRHIGTTSLAAKGMKGHVRLIFSIIKRKDQDMILDLIRRYNPAAFVSISDVRSVKEGYFPRTTSEKQTFRRFLNTSLKRK; translated from the coding sequence ATGTCAGAATTTTTTGCACAACATCAGTTTCTCACCATGTACATTTTTCTACCCATAGCCATCATTGTTGCCCGGATATGTGATGTTTCTATCGGGACTTTACGGATAATTCTGGTATCCCGGGGAATGAAAGTGCTGGCACCACTTCTGGGCTTTTTTGAAGTCCTCATTTGGTTGGTGGCTATCAGTCAGATCATCCAGAATTTATCCAACTGGGTTAATTATGTGGCTTACGCTTCAGGATTTGCCCTGGGGAATTATATCGGAATGATCCTGGAAGAGCGCCTGGCCATGGGTATGGTGGCGATCCGGATTATTACCCAGCAGGATGCCGATGACCTGGTGGCAGAAATCCAGAAACGGCATATCGGTACTACCAGTCTGGCGGCCAAAGGCATGAAAGGACACGTGCGGCTGATTTTTTCCATCATCAAGCGCAAAGATCAGGATATGATATTGGATCTTATCCGGAGATACAATCCGGCCGCCTTCGTCTCCATCAGTGATGTCCGTTCAGTCAAAGAAGGATATTTTCCACGGACTACATCTGAGAAACAAACATTTCGCCGATTTCTCAATACCAGTTTAAAAAGAAAATGA
- a CDS encoding carboxymuconolactone decarboxylase family protein, translated as MVHSYPELNEQVRKLMEKYGKESPKVMQAFVQLHESSFADGALSAKIKELIALAIGISVRCDGCISYHVHDALEAGASREEIVETIGVAILMGGGPAVVYGSQALKALNEFEEKGLNT; from the coding sequence ATGGTACACAGTTACCCTGAACTAAATGAACAAGTCCGGAAGCTCATGGAGAAATACGGCAAAGAAAGCCCGAAAGTGATGCAGGCTTTTGTACAATTGCATGAATCAAGCTTTGCCGATGGTGCTCTGAGTGCAAAAATCAAAGAGTTGATTGCCCTGGCTATTGGTATCAGCGTGCGTTGTGACGGATGTATTTCCTATCATGTCCACGATGCTCTGGAAGCCGGTGCCAGCCGTGAAGAAATTGTGGAAACAATCGGTGTGGCCATTCTCATGGGTGGCGGACCGGCTGTCGTGTATGGCTCACAAGCCCTCAAAGCTCTGAATGAATTTGAGGAAAAAGGTCTGAATACCTGA
- a CDS encoding PhzF family phenazine biosynthesis protein, translated as MNIRLLVYSAFTASFEGGNPAGIFWQDADLNSGQMQDIARLAGYSETVFIHPSHKANYRFRYFTPDMEVPACGHATLAALTWLKDSGALKSSKGSVETPGGLLPFMMDSNTGFLFIRQPAPVYGPVLDPEPIAGSLGISSDSLAPGLPVQCMSTGLWDIMVPVKDETILMKLKPDMAKIQKISHESSATGYHVFSPANHQYAAYCRNFAPAAGIPEESATGTASGALGAYLIKHGSINSSHMIFRQGDALNRPSEIHVRIENHNRPYLHIWVGGQAISLGKKSLTI; from the coding sequence ATGAATATCCGGCTCCTGGTTTATTCAGCTTTTACTGCTTCTTTCGAAGGAGGAAATCCTGCAGGAATTTTCTGGCAAGATGCAGATTTGAATTCAGGTCAGATGCAGGATATTGCCCGTCTTGCAGGATATTCCGAAACAGTTTTTATCCACCCATCCCATAAAGCAAATTATAGATTCAGATATTTTACGCCGGACATGGAGGTTCCGGCTTGTGGGCATGCAACCCTGGCGGCATTGACCTGGCTGAAAGACAGCGGTGCATTGAAATCTTCCAAGGGAAGCGTGGAAACACCCGGCGGATTGCTTCCTTTTATGATGGATTCTAACACGGGTTTCCTTTTTATACGGCAACCGGCACCTGTATATGGTCCTGTTTTGGATCCGGAACCTATAGCCGGTTCACTGGGTATTTCATCCGATTCGCTGGCTCCCGGATTGCCTGTCCAGTGTATGTCAACCGGACTTTGGGATATCATGGTCCCTGTTAAGGATGAGACCATTCTCATGAAACTGAAACCGGATATGGCAAAAATTCAAAAAATAAGTCATGAGTCATCGGCCACGGGGTATCATGTTTTTTCCCCGGCAAATCATCAATATGCGGCTTATTGCCGGAATTTTGCACCGGCGGCAGGCATTCCGGAAGAATCTGCCACCGGAACTGCAAGCGGTGCCCTGGGTGCATATCTGATAAAACACGGATCCATAAATTCCTCTCATATGATATTCCGTCAGGGAGATGCTCTGAACCGTCCGTCAGAAATTCATGTCCGCATAGAAAATCATAATAGGCCTTACCTTCATATTTGGGTAGGCGGACAGGCCATTTCTCTCGGGAAAAAGAGTCTTACAATTTAA
- a CDS encoding flavodoxin domain-containing protein, with translation MKILIVYATTHGTTAKAVDLLSRQLENHEVRSVNIKKETPPAPENVEVIIVGGSIHAGRIQGKIKKYLAQYQSVILQKKLGLFICCMEKDHKARDEFEAVYPETLKKHAIAHGCFGGEFLMDKMNFLQRAIIKKISGVDKTVSQIDFEAIQNFAERIKKES, from the coding sequence ATGAAAATTCTCATTGTGTATGCCACAACCCATGGGACAACGGCAAAAGCCGTAGATTTGTTATCCCGTCAGTTGGAAAACCATGAAGTCCGGTCTGTGAATATCAAAAAGGAAACACCACCGGCTCCAGAAAACGTTGAAGTTATCATTGTAGGAGGATCCATCCATGCCGGCCGGATTCAGGGGAAAATCAAAAAATATCTTGCCCAATATCAATCTGTGATTCTCCAAAAGAAGCTTGGATTGTTTATCTGCTGTATGGAGAAAGACCACAAAGCCCGGGATGAATTTGAAGCCGTGTATCCCGAGACACTGAAAAAACATGCCATCGCTCACGGTTGTTTCGGAGGGGAATTCCTTATGGATAAAATGAATTTTCTCCAGCGGGCGATTATCAAAAAAATTTCTGGCGTGGATAAAACCGTTTCTCAAATTGATTTTGAAGCAATTCAGAATTTTGCGGAGAGGATAAAGAAGGAATCCTGA
- the nagA_1 gene encoding N-acetylglucosamine-6-phosphate deacetylase, with protein sequence MIIRNVRVFHEENPVHVRLESGMVMDVYPADPAVKEGMDGHGYFLVSGFTDLHVHGAGGADFSCGEAEKVIQADAMLTRLGTTSYLATTFYLPDGPNDHLNILRDLFHSGRCPGMKGIHLEGPFIAPEKRGGILPDRIAPYKRSILEDITNTCGDALKMMTIAPEIDETESIIRDMKSRDIIASFGHSNANAEETRQALEMGVDHVTHICNAMRPIHHRETGPIPEIVNSGATVQIISDGVHLAPRMVRFLASLLGYSRCVCITDGMLSTGLPDGEYVYQGKAFRAKNGEARFIHDDGLIGTNLSVREIAARFMHFTACSLEDAVRTVTENPCRVLGTHPFHDCVQPGSVADLLLVDQDLNLHHVWKDGNLVV encoded by the coding sequence ATGATTATCCGAAATGTACGTGTGTTTCATGAGGAAAATCCCGTTCATGTCCGGCTGGAATCCGGCATGGTGATGGATGTATATCCAGCGGATCCCGCAGTAAAAGAGGGTATGGATGGTCATGGATATTTTCTGGTTTCAGGCTTTACAGACCTTCATGTCCACGGCGCCGGCGGTGCAGATTTCAGTTGCGGGGAAGCAGAAAAAGTCATTCAGGCAGATGCCATGCTGACCCGTTTGGGGACCACATCATACCTTGCAACCACATTTTACCTCCCGGATGGTCCAAATGATCATCTAAATATCCTTAGGGATCTGTTTCATTCCGGCCGGTGCCCGGGCATGAAAGGAATTCATCTGGAAGGACCTTTTATTGCCCCTGAAAAGCGGGGTGGCATTCTTCCGGATCGTATTGCGCCTTATAAAAGGTCTATCCTTGAAGATATCACCAATACCTGCGGCGATGCCTTGAAAATGATGACAATTGCACCGGAAATTGATGAGACAGAATCCATAATCAGGGACATGAAATCCCGGGATATTATCGCTTCTTTTGGTCATTCCAATGCCAATGCCGAAGAAACACGACAGGCTTTGGAGATGGGTGTCGATCATGTGACCCATATCTGCAATGCCATGCGACCCATTCATCACCGGGAAACGGGCCCTATTCCTGAAATTGTAAATTCCGGCGCTACGGTGCAAATTATTTCCGACGGTGTACATCTGGCTCCCCGAATGGTCCGTTTTCTGGCATCCCTTCTTGGATATTCACGATGTGTATGCATTACGGACGGAATGCTGAGTACCGGTCTTCCAGATGGTGAGTATGTGTATCAGGGGAAAGCCTTCCGTGCTAAAAATGGTGAAGCCCGTTTTATCCACGATGACGGACTTATCGGAACCAACCTGAGTGTCCGGGAGATAGCTGCCCGTTTCATGCATTTTACGGCTTGTTCGCTGGAAGATGCCGTACGGACTGTTACTGAAAATCCCTGTCGTGTTCTGGGTACACACCCTTTTCATGACTGTGTTCAACCCGGATCTGTGGCCGATCTTCTTCTCGTGGATCAGGATTTGAACCTCCACCATGTATGGAAAGATGGTAACCTGGTTGTTTAG
- a CDS encoding macro domain-containing protein: MKKTTNHVIIEIFQGDIAAQKDIDAVVNAANAQLMPGSGVAGAIHRAAGPKLAEACKPLAPILPGEAVITPAFNLPNKFVIHCLGPVYGVDKQEDELLSRCYLNALKLGEEKHIRSIAFPAISTGAFGYPVDDAADVALHCVQQLLPGLHSIRLIRFVLYSPGNLKIYKEKAGDIL; the protein is encoded by the coding sequence ATGAAGAAAACCACAAATCATGTGATCATAGAAATTTTTCAGGGGGATATAGCCGCTCAAAAAGATATAGATGCTGTTGTTAATGCAGCCAATGCCCAATTGATGCCGGGAAGCGGTGTAGCAGGAGCGATTCACCGTGCCGCTGGGCCAAAGCTTGCTGAGGCTTGCAAGCCACTAGCTCCAATCCTACCGGGAGAAGCTGTCATAACACCAGCCTTTAACCTTCCGAATAAGTTTGTGATCCATTGTCTGGGACCGGTATACGGTGTGGATAAACAAGAGGATGAACTGCTTTCACGATGTTACCTGAATGCTTTAAAACTGGGAGAAGAAAAGCATATCCGTTCCATTGCCTTTCCGGCGATTTCTACGGGAGCTTTTGGTTATCCTGTTGATGATGCTGCAGACGTGGCTCTCCATTGTGTACAACAATTGCTTCCTGGTTTACACAGCATCCGGCTGATTCGCTTTGTGCTTTATAGCCCGGGCAATCTCAAGATTTATAAGGAGAAAGCAGGGGATATTTTATGA